One Calditrichota bacterium DNA window includes the following coding sequences:
- a CDS encoding TonB-dependent receptor: KHYPENLTIRFSSSSGYNSQATLNSHFLTADRGKYDDLALGDRTRRIPSVLQNAGAGVPDIGYAWTDRSKARKLDRVSRAFSPVMAPQLRKAPVNQSYSLSVGNRGRLFGRPFGYLASLTYHHTFSYYDKGLVGRWQLTGKVSEVDSLNTDYLLSDEKGREDVLIGGLGLLSYKPSPDHNFRLNYLFTRSGESTARYLKGAFPRDLSDHAVYETRTLRYTQREIRSTQVQGEHYLKEFLRMSIRWKASLTNSYQKQPDLRFFTDNYTLRNRAGKTDTVYAIRPSIYPVPTRYFRNLSETNKTFNLKTTIPFSFRKGLTGKFKFGGSVLDAGRSFHERRFEYQQDKIRYDGHPDEFFRPGNVGLVDSTHGLFRFGNYIRDASELRGNYRGRQTIRAGFGMVDWPVLESLRVITGVRYETTKIKVVSRDKSLKPGELKTADWLPSLNVVYNVVKNTNLRLAYGRTLARPTFREMAPYASFDFVNDYFFVGNANLKRTLIDNFDLRWEWFPNPGEILAVSGFYKRFKNPIERAILNVNGEVQFQNVSKATVAGAEFEVRKHLGNLISRLSHFQLGANVTLVYSKVTIPEDELLVIRNVDPNADDSRPLQGQSPYILNFDLVYSNEKTGTVATAYYNVFGERIAAVSMGGTPNVFELSRPILNLTVSQHIWRGLRISLSAKNLLNPAVRKVHHFKGKDYIYEDYKRGRNVSAGISYDFTK; the protein is encoded by the coding sequence AAACATTACCCGGAGAATTTGACGATTCGATTCAGTTCCTCTTCCGGGTACAATTCGCAGGCAACCTTGAATTCCCATTTTTTAACGGCGGACAGAGGAAAATATGACGATCTGGCACTGGGTGACCGGACGCGGCGTATTCCCTCCGTGCTTCAGAATGCCGGAGCGGGGGTGCCGGATATTGGGTATGCCTGGACGGATCGCAGCAAGGCGCGAAAGCTGGACCGCGTGTCGCGCGCATTCAGTCCGGTAATGGCCCCGCAGCTGCGCAAGGCTCCCGTTAATCAAAGTTATTCTCTCTCCGTTGGGAATCGGGGCCGTCTCTTTGGTCGCCCGTTCGGCTATCTTGCCAGTCTGACGTACCATCACACCTTCTCATATTACGATAAGGGGCTGGTGGGACGCTGGCAATTGACCGGCAAGGTGTCCGAAGTGGATTCCCTGAACACCGATTATCTGCTTTCAGACGAAAAAGGACGTGAGGACGTTCTGATCGGAGGACTGGGATTACTCTCTTACAAGCCCAGCCCCGATCACAATTTTCGGCTGAATTACCTGTTCACCCGGAGCGGGGAATCAACAGCCCGGTATCTGAAGGGGGCCTTCCCCCGCGATTTATCCGACCATGCGGTTTATGAAACCCGAACCCTTCGGTACACGCAGCGGGAAATCCGTTCAACTCAGGTGCAGGGGGAGCACTATCTGAAAGAGTTTCTTAGAATGTCGATTCGGTGGAAGGCATCACTGACGAATTCCTATCAGAAACAACCGGATTTGCGATTTTTTACAGATAATTACACACTTCGGAATCGAGCCGGAAAAACAGACACGGTCTATGCCATTCGACCGTCCATCTACCCGGTACCCACCCGCTATTTCAGAAATTTGAGTGAGACCAACAAGACATTCAATTTAAAAACCACCATTCCCTTTTCATTTCGAAAAGGACTTACCGGGAAATTCAAATTCGGCGGTTCCGTTCTCGATGCCGGTCGAAGCTTTCATGAAAGGCGTTTTGAATATCAACAGGATAAAATTCGATATGATGGGCACCCCGACGAATTTTTCAGACCAGGCAATGTGGGGCTGGTGGACAGCACGCACGGCCTGTTCCGCTTCGGAAATTACATTCGGGATGCCTCTGAACTGCGTGGCAATTACCGGGGGAGGCAGACCATCCGGGCCGGTTTTGGAATGGTTGATTGGCCGGTTTTGGAAAGCCTGCGTGTCATTACGGGAGTGCGGTATGAAACCACCAAAATAAAGGTGGTGAGCCGGGACAAAAGCCTGAAACCGGGGGAATTAAAAACGGCGGATTGGCTGCCGTCGTTGAATGTGGTGTACAATGTTGTTAAAAATACCAACCTGCGCCTGGCCTACGGACGCACACTGGCGCGGCCGACCTTTCGGGAAATGGCCCCTTACGCCTCGTTCGATTTTGTCAACGACTATTTTTTTGTTGGAAATGCCAATCTTAAGCGGACGCTGATCGATAATTTTGACCTTCGGTGGGAATGGTTTCCCAATCCCGGTGAAATCCTGGCCGTCAGCGGATTTTACAAGCGGTTTAAAAATCCCATTGAACGGGCCATTCTAAATGTGAACGGCGAAGTTCAATTTCAAAATGTGAGCAAAGCGACGGTGGCTGGAGCCGAATTTGAGGTGCGAAAGCATCTGGGGAATCTGATTTCCCGGTTGTCCCATTTTCAGTTGGGGGCGAATGTCACGCTTGTGTATTCAAAAGTAACCATTCCCGAAGACGAGCTGCTGGTGATTCGGAATGTCGATCCCAACGCAGACGACTCCAGGCCCCTGCAGGGACAATCGCCCTATATTCTGAATTTTGATCTGGTTTATTCAAATGAAAAAACCGGAACCGTGGCTACGGCCTATTACAATGTCTTTGGGGAACGCATTGCCGCGGTCAGTATGGGGGGGACTCCGAATGTGTTCGAATTGTCCCGGCCCATTCTCAATCTGACCGTTTCCCAGCATATCTGGAGGGGCTTGCGGATCTCGTTGTCTGCAAAGAATTTGCTGAATCCGGCGGTTCGCAAGGTTCATCATTTTAAGGGCAAAGATTACATTTATGAAGACTACAAACGCGGCAGGAATGTTTCCGCCGGAATTTCCTACGATTTCACAAAATAG